Proteins from one Entomospira culicis genomic window:
- a CDS encoding leucyl/phenylalanyl-tRNA--protein transferase: MTWQHFAEAFSADLDKHYQFPPQLHPLVVAKGGGFSAGILLSAYEQGIFPWGRDEAGDLLWCSPDPRCVLYPDSLYISKSNQRVLKNHPYTIAFDRDFSALMKLCRDTPRGDASEAGSWIDDSFLHAYRQLHHLGYAHCVTLYLDETLVGGLYGLFLGSVFFGESMVSLAPNVSKIALFTLITFLQTEYQLSLLDAQQASPHLLSWGATLLPQEQFISHLKEHATRKHAQAHWDKYRNE, encoded by the coding sequence ATGACTTGGCAACATTTCGCAGAGGCATTCTCTGCCGACCTCGACAAGCACTATCAATTTCCTCCCCAACTCCATCCTTTGGTTGTCGCCAAGGGTGGAGGATTTTCGGCAGGCATCCTACTCTCCGCATATGAGCAAGGCATCTTTCCTTGGGGCAGAGACGAGGCAGGGGATCTCTTGTGGTGCTCGCCTGATCCGCGTTGTGTGCTCTACCCCGACTCTTTATACATTAGTAAATCAAATCAACGGGTGCTCAAAAATCATCCCTATACCATCGCCTTTGATCGTGATTTTTCTGCTCTCATGAAGCTCTGTCGCGATACCCCCAGAGGCGATGCATCCGAAGCAGGCTCTTGGATTGATGACTCCTTTCTTCACGCTTATCGTCAACTTCACCACCTTGGATATGCTCACTGTGTTACACTTTATCTCGACGAAACCTTGGTTGGCGGGCTCTACGGTCTCTTTTTGGGATCTGTTTTTTTCGGTGAATCGATGGTCTCACTTGCCCCTAATGTGAGTAAAATCGCTCTCTTTACCTTAATCACTTTTCTCCAAACAGAATATCAACTCTCCCTCCTCGATGCACAACAAGCTTCACCTCACCTCCTAAGTTGGGGGGCAACGCTCCTTCCTCAGGAGCAATTTATCTCTCACCTTAAAGAGCATGCGACTCGCAAACACGCGCAAGCGCACTGGGATAAATATCGCAATGAATAG
- a CDS encoding alpha-amylase/4-alpha-glucanotransferase domain-containing protein, translated as MSIKQIILTIHHELPLGVDEETLSHFYEREIRPFIRLFYARQEWSFTHYLCGETLQWLKAYHNEAISAMNELVSRKQMEILGGAYYASFIPLLSPQDRTAQMVEMALALREYFGKKPHGAYLNGDVWEPSLVHSLKTGDLHYTFVDRCRFNASGILSPGELFLTEEMGKTLWVFPFERLNLDAEVDAEVQRILDLPCDGDGLLSLVSDGRDVVALERILNALQAKGVQFTLPSKILTRYKTLSKPIKRVYLPASTGVVFDTKSDFYRNELFNQFSIRLFHAKSIHTALSVRQIKRDKSRKHIAIQSVLRAQNHQFYWHRRYGGFLNAQAREKAMHHLLQADQIVREAEAINYGLVRADFDMDGLDEVLYQSALSNAFVHARGAVLFAWDFFPSGISLLNVFAKDHLAGYSRAFHDFFYPQVFSYRDWNEPIAEPFHAEFAQSVYELVELKMGGNQAKYALEKNIDETLLLLEKEFRFHASYLEVRYVLSNHALGHVSRKFGVELNFSLDASMKCFSKHGELAPDSYEEISYIDMISEEKRIKISISFSHPITLWRKTLTTAFSGREEHQGVAILILLPVELPPASEQRLDIVMRLELFEKDSNLLSAKEIN; from the coding sequence TTGTCGATTAAGCAGATTATTTTAACTATCCACCATGAGCTACCTTTGGGGGTGGATGAAGAGACGTTATCGCACTTTTATGAACGGGAAATTCGTCCATTTATTCGCCTTTTTTATGCAAGGCAGGAGTGGTCGTTTACGCATTACCTGTGTGGCGAGACGTTGCAATGGCTCAAAGCTTATCATAATGAGGCGATCTCCGCGATGAATGAACTGGTCTCGCGTAAGCAGATGGAAATCTTGGGGGGAGCTTATTATGCTTCGTTTATTCCCTTACTTTCGCCACAAGATCGCACTGCACAGATGGTAGAGATGGCGCTGGCCTTACGTGAGTATTTTGGTAAAAAACCGCATGGTGCCTATCTCAACGGTGATGTATGGGAGCCATCTTTGGTTCATAGTTTAAAGACCGGCGATCTTCATTATACGTTTGTCGATCGTTGCCGTTTTAACGCCAGTGGGATTCTTTCCCCTGGGGAGCTCTTTTTGACGGAAGAGATGGGTAAGACGCTTTGGGTTTTTCCTTTTGAACGATTAAATCTTGATGCTGAAGTAGACGCAGAAGTGCAACGTATCTTAGATTTACCTTGCGATGGCGACGGCTTGCTCTCTTTAGTTAGTGATGGCAGAGACGTGGTAGCACTAGAGCGTATTCTTAATGCGCTACAGGCAAAGGGCGTTCAATTTACGTTACCATCAAAGATTTTAACTCGTTATAAAACACTTTCTAAGCCGATTAAACGGGTTTATTTACCGGCTTCCACGGGCGTGGTTTTTGATACAAAGTCTGATTTTTATCGAAATGAGTTATTTAATCAATTTTCTATACGCTTATTTCACGCTAAAAGCATTCATACGGCATTGAGTGTACGGCAAATTAAGCGGGATAAAAGCCGTAAACACATTGCGATTCAGAGTGTATTACGCGCACAAAACCATCAATTTTACTGGCATCGGCGTTATGGTGGATTTCTCAATGCACAGGCACGCGAGAAGGCAATGCACCACCTTTTACAGGCTGATCAGATTGTCCGTGAAGCCGAGGCGATCAATTACGGGTTAGTTCGAGCTGATTTTGATATGGATGGCTTGGATGAGGTGCTTTATCAGAGCGCATTGAGTAATGCATTTGTCCATGCGCGTGGAGCTGTGCTCTTTGCTTGGGATTTTTTCCCTTCAGGGATTTCCTTACTTAATGTCTTTGCTAAGGATCATCTTGCTGGTTACTCGCGGGCATTTCACGACTTTTTTTATCCACAAGTATTTAGCTATCGTGATTGGAATGAGCCGATAGCAGAGCCGTTTCATGCAGAATTTGCCCAGAGTGTATACGAGTTGGTAGAGCTTAAGATGGGGGGTAATCAGGCTAAATACGCTTTGGAAAAGAATATTGATGAGACCTTGCTTTTATTAGAAAAAGAATTTCGTTTTCATGCCTCTTATTTAGAGGTGCGCTACGTCTTGAGTAATCATGCGTTAGGTCATGTGAGTCGAAAATTTGGCGTTGAACTTAACTTCTCTTTAGATGCGTCGATGAAATGTTTTAGTAAACACGGCGAGTTAGCACCTGACTCTTATGAGGAGATCTCTTATATTGATATGATTTCAGAAGAGAAGCGGATAAAGATTTCCATCTCTTTTTCGCATCCTATAACTCTCTGGAGAAAAACCCTTACAACAGCGTTTTCTGGACGAGAGGAGCATCAAGGAGTGGCGATTCTCATCTTATTACCTGTTGAGCTTCCCCCTGCGAGCGAGCAACGGTTGGATATTGTGATGCGTTTAGAGTTGTTTGAAAAAGATTCTAACTTATTATCTGCTAAGGAGATAAATTAA